Proteins co-encoded in one Gossypium arboreum isolate Shixiya-1 chromosome 11, ASM2569848v2, whole genome shotgun sequence genomic window:
- the LOC108470551 gene encoding protein transport protein SEC13 homolog B-like, whose protein sequence is MPAQKIETGHEDALHDVAMDYYGKRLATASSDTTIKIIGITGSSSQQLAVLHGHKGPVWGVAWAHPKFGSILASCSYDAQVIIWKENNQNEWLQAHVFNDHKSSVNSIAWAPHELGLCLACGSSDGDISVFTARDDGSWDTTRIEQAHPVGVTSVSWAPSTALGAFIGSGLLDPVQKLASGGCDNMVKVWRLYNGSWKMDYSPALQMHTDWVRDVAWAPNLGLPKSTIASASQDGKVIIWTCGKEGEQWKGAILKDFKTPVWRVSWSLTGNLLSVADANNNVTLWKETVDDEWQEVNAIEP, encoded by the coding sequence ATGCCTGCACAGAAAATCGAGACAGGTCATGAGGATGCACTCCATGATGTTGCCATGGATTATTATGGAAAACGATTGGCGACTGCTTCATCTGATACTACCATTAAGATCATTGGCATAACTGGATCTAGTTCACAGCAACTTGCTGTTCTACATGGCCATAAAGGACCTGTTTGGGGGGTTGCTTGGGCACATCCCAAGTTTGGATCAATCCTTGCATCGTGTTCTTATGATGCCCAGGTGATAATCTGGAAGGAAAATAATCAAAACGAGTGGCTGCAGGCCCATGTTTTTAATGATCATAAGTCATCTGTGAACTCCATTGCATGGGCACCCCATGAGCTTGGCCTCTGTTTGGCCTGCGGGTCTTCTGATGGGGATATATCAGTCTTTACCGCTAGGGATGATGGTAGTTGGGATACCACCAGGATAGAGCAAGCTCACCCTGTTGGAGTAACCTCAGTCTCGTGGGCACCATCAACCGCACTCGGTGCTTTCATTGGATCTGGTCTACTGGATCCTGTTCAGAAGCTGGCCTCTGGTGGATGTGACAATATGGTCAAAGTATGGAGGCTGTATAATGGGAGTTGGAAGATGGACTACAGCCCTGCCCTCCAGATGCACACTGATTGGGTGCGGGATGTTGCTTGGGCACCCAACTTGGGGCTCCCAAAATCCACCATTGCAAGTGCTTCTCAGGATGGGAAAGTTATTATATGGACTTGCGGTAAAGAAGGGGAACAATGGAAGGGTGCGATTTTGAAGGATTTCAAGACCCCAGTTTGGAGGGTCTCATGGTCGCTGACTGGAAACTTATTGTCGGTTGCCGATGCCAATAACAATGTTACATTGTGGAAAGAAACGGTTGATGATGAGTGGCAGGAAGTGAATGCTATTGAGCCATGA
- the LOC108473706 gene encoding paired amphipathic helix protein Sin3-like 2 isoform X2, with the protein MKRVKDDLYSGSHFKRPFGSSRPESHGQNQMPSGGGGEGGGGGGGGMGGAGVGGGISQKLTTNDALTYLKEVREMFQDQKEKYDMFLEVMKDFKAQRTDTAGVIARVKELFKGHNNLIYGFNTFLPKGYEITLDEDEAPAKKTVQFEEAISFVNKIKKRFQNDERVYKSFLDILNMYRKEHKDINEVYCEVASLFEDHPDLLEEFKRFLPDPSAAPLTQQVPYGQNSAQRYNERSSATATLRQIQMDKRRRDRIITSHADHGISVDHPELDDDKTMMKMQKEQRKRLEKENRDRRTRDLDDSKHDNNRDCNLQRIHDKKRYGRKIEGFASYDDRDTFKSMCNQGFIFCERVKERLCSSDDYQAFLKCLNIYSNGIIKRNDLQNLVTDLLGKHPDLMNEFNQFLERCENTDGLLAGVISKKSLSGDGHASRPWKLEEKDREQKRELEGSKERERCREKYMAKSIQELDLSTCQRCTPSYRLLPDDYPIPSASQRSELGAQVLNDYWVSVTSGSEDYSFKHMRRNQYEESLFRCEDDRFELDMLLESVSSTAKRAEDLLNGINENKINVDSLVRIEDHFTVLNLRCIERLYGDHGLDVMEILRKNPALALPVILTRLKQKQEEWTKCRLDFNKVWAEIYLKNHYKSLDHRSFYFKQQDSKNLSTKSLVAEIKELKEKNQNEDDVLMASIAGHRQPLAPHLEYDYLDVGIHEDLYKLIEYSCEEMCSTKELLDKVMMLWTTFLEPMLSVPPRPNGKEGTDDDGKAQNPTVNFTGSSIAECDGSPRADANVNSEPQKGASDGDENSSPELPNSCRNGLTNGGTLAEEEPSGRVYRDDSKLEKEIKCAADKRSGVNILAIEAENNQSRNNTEGASASRPTSVAAGKGHESEVNVDLLHSSEGARVTKHALLVNGEPTDGFSASRYHEESTGPSKIEKEEGELSPSGDFQDYSIAYSDAGLKAVPKAKHGIENRQYWSGTAKELHPGDAGGENDADADDEDSGNASEAGDNASGNESAGDECSREEHEEEEEMGRDEVDGKAESEGEAEGLTDAHVGGDGMSSFSEHFLFTVKPLAKHVPAVLSEEDRNSSCVFYANDDFYVLFRLHRILYERVLSAKTNSTAAEIKCKSSKDASSSDFYARFTSALYHLLDGSADNAKFEDECRAIIGNQSYELFTLDKLIYKLVKQLQAVVTDEMDNKLLQLFDYEKSRKHRKTTDSVYYENARVLLHEDNIYRLKSSSSPSRLSIQLMDNVIEKPEAFAVAMEPYFSASLHNDFLSVYPGKNEPHGITLRRNKKKYASLDEFAATCMAMEGVELVNGLENKIACNSYKISYVLDTEDFFFRRRRKSPQCRSSYNNQARVQRFHKFLSASQ; encoded by the exons ATGAAGCGAGTAAAAGATGATTTATATTCTGGTTCGCATTTTAAACGTCCATTTGGTTCTTCAAGGCCTGAATC CCATGGGCAAAACCAAATGCCAAGTGGAGGTGGGGGTGAAGGTGGAGGAGGGGGAGGTGGAGGAATGGGAGGGGCAGGTGTAGGAGGAGGTATATCACAGAAACTGACTACCAATGATGCCTTAACATATCTAAAGGAAGTGAGGGAGATGTTTCAGGATCAAAAAGAGAAGTATGACATGTTCCTTGAAGTCATGAAGGATTTCAAGGCTCAAAG GACTGACACAGCCGGTGTCATTGCCCGAGTTAAAGAATTATTCAAAGGGCATAACAActtgatttatggatttaataccTTCCTGCCAAAGGGTTATGAAATAACCCTTGATGAAGATGAGGCCCCAGCAAAAAAGACAGTTCAATTTGAAGAAGCGATCAgttttgtaaataaaataaaG AAACGTTTTCAAAATGATGAGCGTGTTTATAAATCATTCCTTGATATCTTGAATATGTACCGGAAGGAGCACAAGGACATAAATGAGGTCTATTGTGAG GTTGCTTCTCTTTTTGAGGACCACCCAGATCTGCTCGAGGAGTTCAAAAGATTTTTACCAGATCCTTCAGCAGCACCTTTGACGCAACAAGTTCCGTATGGTCAAAATTCAGCTCAGCGCTATAATGAGAGAAGCTCTGCTACAGCCACCTTGCGGCAGATACAAATGGACAAG CGTCGAAGGGATAGGATTATTACCTCCCATGCTGATCATGGTATCAGTGTTGATCATCCTGAACTGGACGATGACAAAACTATGATGAAAATGCAGAAGGAGCAGAGAAAGCGTTTGGAAAAGGAAAATAGGGATAGGAGAACTCGTGATCTGGATGATTCCAAGCATGACAACAATAGGGATTGTAATTTGCAGCGTATTCATGATAAAAAAAGATATGGAAGGAAGATTGAAGGATTTGCCTCTTATGATGAtagagatacttttaaaa GCATGTGCAACCAGGGGTTCATATTCTGTGAGAGAGTTAAGGAGAGGCTATGCAGCTCAGATGACTATCAGGCATTCTTAAAGTGTCTTAACATTTACAGCAATGGAATAATCAAAAGAAATGATTTGCAAAATTTG GTGACCGATTTACTTGGCAAGCATCCAGATCTTATGAATGAGTTCAATCAGTTCTTGGAGCGTTGTGAGAATACTG ATGGGCTTCTTGCTGGTGTTATCAGTAAAA AATCACTTAGTGGTGATGGGCATGCATCCAGGCCATGGAAGTTAGAAGAAAAAGATAGAGAGCAAAAACGTGAATTGGAGGGATCTAAGGAAAGGGAGAGATGCAGGGAGAAGTATATGGCAAAGTCCATACAGGAGCTTGACCTATCTACCTGCCAACGTTGTACCCCAAGCTATCGGCTTCTACCTGATGAT TATCCAATACCTTCAGCTAGTCAGAGATCAGAGCTTGGTGCTCAAGTGCTGAATGATTATTGGGTATCTGTGACCTCTGGAAGCGAGGATTATTCTTTTAAGCACATGCGCAGAAATCAGTATGAAGAGAGTTTGTTCAGATGTGAGgatgatag ATTTGAGCTGGATATGTTGTTAGAATCTGTGAGCTCGACTGCCAAGCGTGCTGAGGACTTGCTGAATGGCATTAATGAAAATAAAATCAATGTGGATTCTCTGGTTCGCATAGAAGACCACTTTACTG TTCTGAATTTAAGGTGCATTGAGCGTTTATACGGTGACCATGGTCTTGATGTAATGGAAATATTACGTAAAAATCCTGCTCTTGCGTTACCTGTCATTTTAACTCGTCTGAAGCAGAAGCAAGAAGAGTGGACAAAGTGCCGTTTAGATTTTAACAAGGTTTGGGCTGAAATTTATTTGAAAAACCATTACAAATCACTTGATCATCGCAGCTTCTATTTCAAGCAGCAGGATTCAAAGAACCTGAGTACAAAAT CTTTAGTGGCTGAAATCAAGGAGTTGAAAGAGAAGAACCAGAATGAGGATGATGTTCTCATGGCGAGCATTGCTGGTCACAGACAACCCCTGGCTCCACACCTCGAATATGACTATTTGGATGTTGGCATCCATGAAGACCTTTATAAACTTATAGAGTATTCATGTGAAGAGATGTGCTCAACCAAAGAACTGTTGGATAAAGTCATGATGCTCTGGACCACATTCTTGGAGCCAATGTTGAGTGTTCCTCCTCGACCTAATGGCAAAGAGGGTACTGATGATGATGGTAAAGCTCAGAATCCTACTGTAAACTTCACTGGGTCAAGCATTGCTGAATGTGATGGAAGTCCTAGAGCTGATGCTAATGTTAATTCTGAGCCACAGAAAGGTGCTAGTGACGGAGATGAGAACAGTTCACCAGAGCTCCCTAATTCTTGCAGAAATGGTTTGACAAATGGTGGAACTTTAGCCGAAGAAGAACCATCTGGTCGTGTCTATAGGGATGACTCAAAGCTGGAGAAAGAGATTAAATGTGCAGCTGATAAAAGGTCTGGAGTTAACATACTTGCAATTGAAGCAGAAAATAATCAAAGCAGAAACAACACTGAAGGGGCTTCAG CTTCTAGACCTACTAGCGTTGCTGCTGGTAAGGGTCATGAATCTGAAGTTAATGTTGATCTTCTACATTCATCAGAG gGTGCTCGTGTAACAAAGCATGCTTTATTAGTAAATGGAGAGCCAACAGATGGCTTTTCTGCTAGTAGATATCACGAAGAATCTACTGGTCCATCCAAAATTGAAAAAGAAGAAGGTGAATTATCACCAAGTGGTGATTTTCAGGATTATTCTATTGCGTACAGTGATGCTGGTCTAAAGGCTGTGCCAAAGGCCAAGCATGGTATTGAAAACAGACAGTACTGGTCTGGAACTGCGAAAGAGTTGCATCCTGGAGATGCTGGAGGAGAAAATGATGCAGATGCTGATGATGAGGATAGTGGAAATGCCTCTGAAGCTGGTGACAATGCATCAGGCAATGAATCTGCAGGTGATGAATGCTCTCGTGAAGAGCATGAAGAAGAGGAAGAGATGGGCCGTGATGAAGTTGATGGCAAAGCTGAGAGTGAAGGTGAGGCTGAAGGGTTGACTGATGCACATGTGGGAGGAGATGGCATGTCGTCATTTTCAGAGCATTTTCTTTTTACGGTGAAGCCTCTTGCAAAGCATGTACCTGCAGTCTTATCTGAAGAAGATCGAAACAGTTCTTGTGTTTTCTACGCAAATGATGATTTCTATGTTCTTTTCCGACTTCATCGA ATCCTGTATGAAAGAGTACTGTCAGCAAAAACAAATTCAACAGCGGCTgaaataaagtgtaaaagttcaaAAGATGCTAGTTCTTCAGATTTTTATGCCAG ATTTACGAGTGCACTGTACCATCTGCTTGATGGATCTGCTGACAATGCGAAGTTTGAGGATGAATGTCGAGCTATAATAGGAAACCAGTCATATGAGTTATTTACATTGGACAAGTTAATATATAAATTGGTTAAGCAG CTTCAAGCTGTTGTGACAGATGAGATGGATAATAAACTTCTTCAATTGTTTGATTATGAAAAATCTCGGAAACATAGGAAGACAACGGATTCAGTGTATTATGAGAATGCACGTGTCCTCCTTCATGAGGATAATATATATCGGTTGAAATCT TCATCTTCGCCATCTCGGTTGTCTATTCAGCTGATGGACAATGTCATTGAAAAGCCTGAGGCATTTGCTGTTGCAATGGAACCTTATTTTTCTGCTTCTTTGCACAACGATTTTCTGTCAGTCTATCCTGGAAAAAATGAGCCACATGGCATTACGCTAAGGAG AAACAAGAAAAAGTACGCAAGTCTAGATGAATTTGCTGCTACTTGCATGGCCATGGAAGGTGTTGAACTGGTTAATGGTTTAGAGAATAAGATAGCTTGCAACTCATACAAG ATCTCTTATGTGTTGGACACCGAAGATTTCTTCTTCCGTAGGAGAAGAAAGTCACCGCAATGCAGATCTTCATACAATAATCAAGCAAGAGTACAACGGTTCCATAAATTTTTATCTGCTTCGCAGTAA
- the LOC108473706 gene encoding paired amphipathic helix protein Sin3-like 2 isoform X1 yields MKRVKDDLYSGSHFKRPFGSSRPESHGQNQMPSGGGGEGGGGGGGGMGGAGVGGGISQKLTTNDALTYLKEVREMFQDQKEKYDMFLEVMKDFKAQRTDTAGVIARVKELFKGHNNLIYGFNTFLPKGYEITLDEDEAPAKKTVQFEEAISFVNKIKKRFQNDERVYKSFLDILNMYRKEHKDINEVYCEVASLFEDHPDLLEEFKRFLPDPSAAPLTQQVPYGQNSAQRYNERSSATATLRQIQMDKRRRDRIITSHADHGISVDHPELDDDKTMMKMQKEQRKRLEKENRDRRTRDLDDSKHDNNRDCNLQRIHDKKRYGRKIEGFASYDDRDTFKSMCNQGFIFCERVKERLCSSDDYQAFLKCLNIYSNGIIKRNDLQNLVTDLLGKHPDLMNEFNQFLERCENTDGLLAGVISKKSLSGDGHASRPWKLEEKDREQKRELEGSKERERCREKYMAKSIQELDLSTCQRCTPSYRLLPDDYPIPSASQRSELGAQVLNDYWVSVTSGSEDYSFKHMRRNQYEESLFRCEDDRFELDMLLESVSSTAKRAEDLLNGINENKINVDSLVRIEDHFTVLNLRCIERLYGDHGLDVMEILRKNPALALPVILTRLKQKQEEWTKCRLDFNKVWAEIYLKNHYKSLDHRSFYFKQQDSKNLSTKSLVAEIKELKEKNQNEDDVLMASIAGHRQPLAPHLEYDYLDVGIHEDLYKLIEYSCEEMCSTKELLDKVMMLWTTFLEPMLSVPPRPNGKEGTDDDGKAQNPTVNFTGSSIAECDGSPRADANVNSEPQKGASDGDENSSPELPNSCRNGLTNGGTLAEEEPSGRVYRDDSKLEKEIKCAADKRSGVNILAIEAENNQSRNNTEGASAASRPTSVAAGKGHESEVNVDLLHSSEGARVTKHALLVNGEPTDGFSASRYHEESTGPSKIEKEEGELSPSGDFQDYSIAYSDAGLKAVPKAKHGIENRQYWSGTAKELHPGDAGGENDADADDEDSGNASEAGDNASGNESAGDECSREEHEEEEEMGRDEVDGKAESEGEAEGLTDAHVGGDGMSSFSEHFLFTVKPLAKHVPAVLSEEDRNSSCVFYANDDFYVLFRLHRILYERVLSAKTNSTAAEIKCKSSKDASSSDFYARFTSALYHLLDGSADNAKFEDECRAIIGNQSYELFTLDKLIYKLVKQLQAVVTDEMDNKLLQLFDYEKSRKHRKTTDSVYYENARVLLHEDNIYRLKSSSSPSRLSIQLMDNVIEKPEAFAVAMEPYFSASLHNDFLSVYPGKNEPHGITLRRNKKKYASLDEFAATCMAMEGVELVNGLENKIACNSYKISYVLDTEDFFFRRRRKSPQCRSSYNNQARVQRFHKFLSASQ; encoded by the exons ATGAAGCGAGTAAAAGATGATTTATATTCTGGTTCGCATTTTAAACGTCCATTTGGTTCTTCAAGGCCTGAATC CCATGGGCAAAACCAAATGCCAAGTGGAGGTGGGGGTGAAGGTGGAGGAGGGGGAGGTGGAGGAATGGGAGGGGCAGGTGTAGGAGGAGGTATATCACAGAAACTGACTACCAATGATGCCTTAACATATCTAAAGGAAGTGAGGGAGATGTTTCAGGATCAAAAAGAGAAGTATGACATGTTCCTTGAAGTCATGAAGGATTTCAAGGCTCAAAG GACTGACACAGCCGGTGTCATTGCCCGAGTTAAAGAATTATTCAAAGGGCATAACAActtgatttatggatttaataccTTCCTGCCAAAGGGTTATGAAATAACCCTTGATGAAGATGAGGCCCCAGCAAAAAAGACAGTTCAATTTGAAGAAGCGATCAgttttgtaaataaaataaaG AAACGTTTTCAAAATGATGAGCGTGTTTATAAATCATTCCTTGATATCTTGAATATGTACCGGAAGGAGCACAAGGACATAAATGAGGTCTATTGTGAG GTTGCTTCTCTTTTTGAGGACCACCCAGATCTGCTCGAGGAGTTCAAAAGATTTTTACCAGATCCTTCAGCAGCACCTTTGACGCAACAAGTTCCGTATGGTCAAAATTCAGCTCAGCGCTATAATGAGAGAAGCTCTGCTACAGCCACCTTGCGGCAGATACAAATGGACAAG CGTCGAAGGGATAGGATTATTACCTCCCATGCTGATCATGGTATCAGTGTTGATCATCCTGAACTGGACGATGACAAAACTATGATGAAAATGCAGAAGGAGCAGAGAAAGCGTTTGGAAAAGGAAAATAGGGATAGGAGAACTCGTGATCTGGATGATTCCAAGCATGACAACAATAGGGATTGTAATTTGCAGCGTATTCATGATAAAAAAAGATATGGAAGGAAGATTGAAGGATTTGCCTCTTATGATGAtagagatacttttaaaa GCATGTGCAACCAGGGGTTCATATTCTGTGAGAGAGTTAAGGAGAGGCTATGCAGCTCAGATGACTATCAGGCATTCTTAAAGTGTCTTAACATTTACAGCAATGGAATAATCAAAAGAAATGATTTGCAAAATTTG GTGACCGATTTACTTGGCAAGCATCCAGATCTTATGAATGAGTTCAATCAGTTCTTGGAGCGTTGTGAGAATACTG ATGGGCTTCTTGCTGGTGTTATCAGTAAAA AATCACTTAGTGGTGATGGGCATGCATCCAGGCCATGGAAGTTAGAAGAAAAAGATAGAGAGCAAAAACGTGAATTGGAGGGATCTAAGGAAAGGGAGAGATGCAGGGAGAAGTATATGGCAAAGTCCATACAGGAGCTTGACCTATCTACCTGCCAACGTTGTACCCCAAGCTATCGGCTTCTACCTGATGAT TATCCAATACCTTCAGCTAGTCAGAGATCAGAGCTTGGTGCTCAAGTGCTGAATGATTATTGGGTATCTGTGACCTCTGGAAGCGAGGATTATTCTTTTAAGCACATGCGCAGAAATCAGTATGAAGAGAGTTTGTTCAGATGTGAGgatgatag ATTTGAGCTGGATATGTTGTTAGAATCTGTGAGCTCGACTGCCAAGCGTGCTGAGGACTTGCTGAATGGCATTAATGAAAATAAAATCAATGTGGATTCTCTGGTTCGCATAGAAGACCACTTTACTG TTCTGAATTTAAGGTGCATTGAGCGTTTATACGGTGACCATGGTCTTGATGTAATGGAAATATTACGTAAAAATCCTGCTCTTGCGTTACCTGTCATTTTAACTCGTCTGAAGCAGAAGCAAGAAGAGTGGACAAAGTGCCGTTTAGATTTTAACAAGGTTTGGGCTGAAATTTATTTGAAAAACCATTACAAATCACTTGATCATCGCAGCTTCTATTTCAAGCAGCAGGATTCAAAGAACCTGAGTACAAAAT CTTTAGTGGCTGAAATCAAGGAGTTGAAAGAGAAGAACCAGAATGAGGATGATGTTCTCATGGCGAGCATTGCTGGTCACAGACAACCCCTGGCTCCACACCTCGAATATGACTATTTGGATGTTGGCATCCATGAAGACCTTTATAAACTTATAGAGTATTCATGTGAAGAGATGTGCTCAACCAAAGAACTGTTGGATAAAGTCATGATGCTCTGGACCACATTCTTGGAGCCAATGTTGAGTGTTCCTCCTCGACCTAATGGCAAAGAGGGTACTGATGATGATGGTAAAGCTCAGAATCCTACTGTAAACTTCACTGGGTCAAGCATTGCTGAATGTGATGGAAGTCCTAGAGCTGATGCTAATGTTAATTCTGAGCCACAGAAAGGTGCTAGTGACGGAGATGAGAACAGTTCACCAGAGCTCCCTAATTCTTGCAGAAATGGTTTGACAAATGGTGGAACTTTAGCCGAAGAAGAACCATCTGGTCGTGTCTATAGGGATGACTCAAAGCTGGAGAAAGAGATTAAATGTGCAGCTGATAAAAGGTCTGGAGTTAACATACTTGCAATTGAAGCAGAAAATAATCAAAGCAGAAACAACACTGAAGGGGCTTCAG CAGCTTCTAGACCTACTAGCGTTGCTGCTGGTAAGGGTCATGAATCTGAAGTTAATGTTGATCTTCTACATTCATCAGAG gGTGCTCGTGTAACAAAGCATGCTTTATTAGTAAATGGAGAGCCAACAGATGGCTTTTCTGCTAGTAGATATCACGAAGAATCTACTGGTCCATCCAAAATTGAAAAAGAAGAAGGTGAATTATCACCAAGTGGTGATTTTCAGGATTATTCTATTGCGTACAGTGATGCTGGTCTAAAGGCTGTGCCAAAGGCCAAGCATGGTATTGAAAACAGACAGTACTGGTCTGGAACTGCGAAAGAGTTGCATCCTGGAGATGCTGGAGGAGAAAATGATGCAGATGCTGATGATGAGGATAGTGGAAATGCCTCTGAAGCTGGTGACAATGCATCAGGCAATGAATCTGCAGGTGATGAATGCTCTCGTGAAGAGCATGAAGAAGAGGAAGAGATGGGCCGTGATGAAGTTGATGGCAAAGCTGAGAGTGAAGGTGAGGCTGAAGGGTTGACTGATGCACATGTGGGAGGAGATGGCATGTCGTCATTTTCAGAGCATTTTCTTTTTACGGTGAAGCCTCTTGCAAAGCATGTACCTGCAGTCTTATCTGAAGAAGATCGAAACAGTTCTTGTGTTTTCTACGCAAATGATGATTTCTATGTTCTTTTCCGACTTCATCGA ATCCTGTATGAAAGAGTACTGTCAGCAAAAACAAATTCAACAGCGGCTgaaataaagtgtaaaagttcaaAAGATGCTAGTTCTTCAGATTTTTATGCCAG ATTTACGAGTGCACTGTACCATCTGCTTGATGGATCTGCTGACAATGCGAAGTTTGAGGATGAATGTCGAGCTATAATAGGAAACCAGTCATATGAGTTATTTACATTGGACAAGTTAATATATAAATTGGTTAAGCAG CTTCAAGCTGTTGTGACAGATGAGATGGATAATAAACTTCTTCAATTGTTTGATTATGAAAAATCTCGGAAACATAGGAAGACAACGGATTCAGTGTATTATGAGAATGCACGTGTCCTCCTTCATGAGGATAATATATATCGGTTGAAATCT TCATCTTCGCCATCTCGGTTGTCTATTCAGCTGATGGACAATGTCATTGAAAAGCCTGAGGCATTTGCTGTTGCAATGGAACCTTATTTTTCTGCTTCTTTGCACAACGATTTTCTGTCAGTCTATCCTGGAAAAAATGAGCCACATGGCATTACGCTAAGGAG AAACAAGAAAAAGTACGCAAGTCTAGATGAATTTGCTGCTACTTGCATGGCCATGGAAGGTGTTGAACTGGTTAATGGTTTAGAGAATAAGATAGCTTGCAACTCATACAAG ATCTCTTATGTGTTGGACACCGAAGATTTCTTCTTCCGTAGGAGAAGAAAGTCACCGCAATGCAGATCTTCATACAATAATCAAGCAAGAGTACAACGGTTCCATAAATTTTTATCTGCTTCGCAGTAA
- the LOC108474029 gene encoding inactive LRR receptor-like serine/threonine-protein kinase BIR2: protein MKGSFSRRLKILSFLLSWMFLLALVFPATAQDDLKCLEGVKNSLEDPDGRLSSWTFNNNSVGFVCKFVGVQCWNEQENRLLGLELRDMKLSGELPQSLKYCRSLQTLDLSANKLSGTIPPQICSWLPYLVTLDLSSNDLHGSVPPELSNCAYLNNLILSNNRLSGSIPYQLSGLDRLKRFSVANNDLSGAIPSSFENRDRADFAGNSGLCGDPLGKCGGLSKRNLAIIIAAGVFGAAASMLLGFGVWWWFHLRGAGMGKKGFIERGDDSSWAERLRAHKLTQVSLFQKPLVKLKLADLMAATNNFSPESIIVSTRTGTTYKAMLPDGSALAIKRLTTCKLGERQFRWEMNRLGQLRHPNLTPLLGFCVVEEEKLLVYKHMSNGTLYSLLHENTATIDWSIRFQIALGAARGLAWLHHGCQPPILQQNICSNVILMDEDFDARIMDFGLANLMTSSDVYETSFAKRDIGEFGYIAPESSSTTVASMKSDVYGFGVVLLELVTRQKPLEVNAGEEGFKGGLVDWVNHLSNTGRIKDAIDKDLYGKGHDEQIVQVLKIGCYCVVAHPKKRWSMFKVYQSLRTMAEENGLSEEFDDFPLIFTDQDDESI from the coding sequence ATGAAGGGATCTTTTTCCAGGAGGTTAAAGATCTTAAGCTTTCTTTTATCATGGATGTTTTTGCTAGCCCTTGTTTTCCCAGCTACGGCGCAAGATGATTTGAAGTGCCTGGAAGGTGTCAAGAATTCTCTAGAAGACCCAGATGGGAGGTTGAGTTCATGGACTTTCAACAACAATTCTGTTGGTTTTGTATGCAAATTTGTCGGCGTTCAATGCTGGAATGAACAAGAAAATCGCCTGTTAGGTCTCGAACTTCGAGACATGAAACTGTCGGGAGAGTTACCTCAATCTTTAAAGTACTGTCGGAGTTTGCAGACCTTAGATCTGTCGGCTAACAAGCTTTCTGGTACGATCCCTCCACAGATATGTTCTTGGTTGCCTTATTTAGTAACCCTTGATTTGTCTAGCAATGATCTGCATGGTTCGGTCCCACCGGAGTTATCAAATTGTGCTTATCTGAACAATCTGATACTGTCAAACAATAGGCTTTCAGGTTCAATTCCATACCAATTATCAGGTTTAGATAGGCTGAAAAGGTTTTCTGTAGCAAATAATGATCTCTCGGGTGCTATTCCTTCATCTTTTGAGAATCGTGATAGGGCAGATTTTGCTGGGAACAGTGGTCTTTGTGGGGATCCTCTTGGAAAGTGTGGGGGTTTGAGTAAGAGGAATTTAGCCATTATAATTGCTGCAGGTGTTTTTGGTGCTGCTGCTTCAATGTTGTTGGGATTTGGGGTTTGGTGGTGGTTCCATTTGAGAGGGGCAGGGATGGGGAAGAAAGGGTTTATTGAAAGGGGAGATGACAGTAGTTGGGCTGAGAGGCTGAGGGCTCATAAATTGACTCAAGTTTCATTGTTCCAGAAGCCACTTGTGAAGCTTAAATTGGCTGATCTAATGGCTGCAACAAACAATTTCAGTCCAGAGAGTATCATAGTTTCCACTAGGACTGGAACTACCTATAAGGCAATGCTTCCTGATGGATCAGCCCTTGCAATCAAGAGGCTGACGACTTGCAAGCTCGGTGAGAGGCAGTTTCGGTGGGAGATGAATAGATTAGGCCAACTTAGGCATCCAAATTTGACACCCCTTTTGGGATTTTGTGTTGTGGAGGAGGAGAAATTACTCGTTTATAAGCACATGTCAAATGGGACGCTATATTCCTTGCTACATGAGAACACTGCCACTATAGATTGGTCGATTAGGTTTCAGATAGCTTTGGGTGCAGCCAGAGGTCTAGCTTGGCTGCACCATGGGTGCCAGCCTCCAATTCTGCAGCAGAACATATGTTCCAATGTGATTCTCATGGATGAGGACTTTGATGCTAGGATAATGGACTTTGGATTGGCAAACCTTATGACTTCTTCTGATGTTTATGAAACTAGTTTTGCCAAGAGGGATATAGGTGAATTCGGTTACATAGCTCCAGAGAGTTCAAGCACAACGGTTGCTTCGATGAAATCCGATGTGTACGGATTCGGTGTCGTGCTTCTCGAATTGGTAACCAGACAAAAACCCCTAGAAGTTAATGCAGGTGAGGAAGGATTCAAAGGTGGTTTGGTGGATTGGGTAAACCATCTCTCAAATACAGGGAGAATCAAAGATGCCATTGACAAAGATCTGTATGGGAAGGGGCATGATGAACAAATTGTGCAGGTCCTCAAAATTGGATGCTACTGTGTGGTTGCTCATCCAAAGAAGAGATGGTCCATGTTCAAGGTTTATCAGTCATTGCGAACCATGGCTGAGGAAAATGGTTTATCAGAAGAGTTTGATGATTTCCCTCTGATTTTCACAGACCAAGATGATGAATCAATATAG